In the genome of Lacerta agilis isolate rLacAgi1 chromosome 2, rLacAgi1.pri, whole genome shotgun sequence, one region contains:
- the LOC117041870 gene encoding 60S ribosomal protein L32, whose product MPALRPLIKPKIVKKRTKKFIRHQSDRYVKIKRNWRKPRGIDNRVRRRFKGQILMPNIGYGSSKKTKHMLPSGFRKFLVHNVKELEVLMMSNKSYCAEIAHNVSSKNRKVIVERAAQLAIKVTNPNARLRSEENE is encoded by the exons ATGCCGGCCCTCAGACCCCTCATCAAGCCTAAGATCGTCAAGAAGAGGACCAAGAAGTTCATCCGCCATCAATCTGATCGCTATGTCAAAATTAAG CGTAACTGGCGGAAGCCCAGAGGTATTGACAACAGAGTCCGCAGAAGGTTCAAGGGCCAAATCTTGATGCCCAACATTGGGTATGGTAGCAGTAAGAAGACAAAGCACATGTTGCCTTCAGGATTCAGAAAGTTCCTTGTCCACAACGTCAAAGAGCTGGAGGTGCTGATGATGAGCAACAA GTCCTATTGTGCAGAGATTGCTCACAATGTTTCATCCAAGAATCGGAAGGTAATTGTGGAAAGAGCAGCTCAGCTTGCTATCAAAGTCACCAATCCAAATGCCAGACTGCGCAGTgaggaaaatgaataa